The window GGCGCGGGCCATCCGGATGCCCCCCACGTCCGGAGCCATGACCACCAGATCCGGGATCTTCTTGCGCCGGAAGTACTCGCAAAAGATCGTGGAGGAGTACAGATGATCCAGGGGAATGTCGAAGAAGCCCTGAATCTGGGGCGCGTGCAGGTCCATGGTCAATACGCGGTCTGCCCCCGCGGTGGTGAGAAGATTAGCCACCAGCTTGGCTGTGATCGATACCCGCGGCTGATCCTTGCGATCCTGGCGCGCGTAGCCGAAATAGGGGATCACCGCGGTAATTCGCTCGGCCGAGGCGCGCTTAGCTGCATCCACCATGATGAGCAATTCCATCAGGTTGTCCGCCGGGGAGTTCGTCGGTTGCACCAGGAATACGTCCGCGCCCCGGACGTTCTCGTTGTACTTGACCCAGATCTCGCCGTCCTGGAATTTCTTGTGCTCCGTTTGACCGAGAGCGATCCCGTATGCCTTAGCGATTTGCTCCGCAAGAGGCCGATTGGCGTTTCCGGAAAAGATCTTGATGTTATCGAGCATCTGCGGCCGTCCTGTTTTCCTTCCTCGACCCTCCTCCTTGGCGGCACAAAAAATGACGAAAACCGCCGCGGTTTTCGCCTCTCCATGGGCCGTCTGGCTGGGGCGGGAGGATTCGAACCTCCGAATGCGGGGACCAAAACCCCGTGCCTTACCGCTTGGCCACGCCCCAGTAGCCTACTGCCCCCTCGTCCTCTAAGCCTTACTCGAGGGACGTGCACGCTGCGGGATCACGGGTCCCCCTGCGCGGCAGCCACGGCTCCGCTTTCTCTGCCGGAGACCAACCGGAACGTCAGGC of the candidate division KSB1 bacterium genome contains:
- a CDS encoding ribose-phosphate pyrophosphokinase; this encodes MLDNIKIFSGNANRPLAEQIAKAYGIALGQTEHKKFQDGEIWVKYNENVRGADVFLVQPTNSPADNLMELLIMVDAAKRASAERITAVIPYFGYARQDRKDQPRVSITAKLVANLLTTAGADRVLTMDLHAPQIQGFFDIPLDHLYSSTIFCEYFRRKKIPDLVVMAPDVGGIRMARAYAKRLEAPLAVVDKRRPTANQAKAVNVIGEVEDRNVLIVDDLIDTGGTLVEAVHAIKKKGARKIYAACTHAILSGTAAARIQECEDLEELAVTDTVFIPDEKRVPKLRVLTVAQLFAEAIRRIHNNESISILFD